The genomic window ACCGCCAGCAGGCCGAGGGCGACCGCGCTTGTCGCCAGAAGGCGGAGCAATTTCATGGTTCTCCTTTTCCGTGCGCCCGGGAAACAGGCGGATTCGACGCGTGAACCATAGAGGAGAGCCGGGTTGCGGGTCAGCGCTGACAAACGTCGCCAGATCCCGCAAAAAAGGGATGCTGCAAGGGTGGTCGGAGTGAGTCGTGAGATAAATCACCAACCGTGATGGGCCGATCTGTCGGCCGCTGTGATGTTTTGCCCACGGCGCCGCGGGAGTCACGTTTCTCGCCGCCGAATCCGGGTTTTTGTCCTATGACTCTCAAAGTACATAAGCGCCCGTAAAGGGCTGCGCTCTCCTCGGCGACCCGGTCACCGGCTGGACCGGCCTACACTGCGCCGCAGCATCCGCCATTGACACGGTTCGTCCTGTTTGAGACGGAAATCGGTATCGCCGTACGTTATGAGCATGCCTGTTCCGCGAGCCCGCCGTGCCGGCGGTGCCCGACGGACCACGGTCTTCGACGCGGTCATCAGGGTGCTCGCGGAGCGCGGGTACGAGAACACCCGCTTCGCCGACGTGTCGGCGGCCAGTGGCACGGCGGTGAGCACCCTGCAGAACTGCTTCGGCTCGCGGGTGGACATGCTCATCGAGGCGATGCGGTATGCCACCGACCAGGAGTCAGCAGCGCTCGAAGCCGTCGCGGAGAGCGAGAGCGACCCCTGGCGTCGCCTCGTCGCGCTGATCGACCGGAGCCTGGGCAGTTCCGAGCAGGACCGGCAGGTGCTGATCGAGCTCTGGCGCAGCGGCATCCGCGACGAGGAGCTTCGTGTCCACAGCGAGGAAGAATGGAAGCGGTACGGCGCGCCTTTCCTGAAGGCGGTCGTCGAAGGCGTCGACCAGGGTGTCTTCCGGCCGGTCCATCCGCCCGAGGACATCGTCGACTTCCTGCTCGCGGCACTGGCCGGCTTCGTCATCCCCCGGGTCCTGCGCCACCGCGCCCCCTCCGAGGCGGGCTTCCGCAGCGTCCTGCTGTCGCAGCTCCGGGCGGCGCTCGGCGTCGATCCGCGGTAGCCCGACGCGGTGCGGTGTCGGCGCGGCCCGCCGCGTACACCCGTCGCAGCCGCCGCCGGACATCTCCCTTCGCGCCACGGCGGACCGGACCCGGTCCAGGACACCTCACCAGCCGAGAAAGTGACATGCGACGACTCGGACATGCGAACCCCACATCGGCTGGGCCGCGGACCACGTCACCGCGATCGACGTCGTGACGGCGGACGGCGTTCCGCGCCACGTCTCCCCGGAGGCAGAATCGGCGCTGTTCGGCGCCCTGCTCGGAGGCAAGAGCAACTTCGGCGTCGTCACGGCGATGGAGATGTCCCTCTTCCCGGTGACGCACCTCCACGCGGGGGCCCTCTTCTACTCCGGCGCCGACGCGCACGCCGTTCTGGAGGCGTAGACGCCACCGAGCGGGGGGCGCGCCAGGCGTACGAGCCGGGTGTCCACGAGCGGCTGCGCTCGGTCAAGGCGGCCTACGACCCGGACAACCGGTTCCGGGTGAACCACAACATCCCGCCGCGGCAGGCCGGGTGACCGGCCGCCTGTCGAAGGGGGCTCCCCTGTCGTACCACGCCATTGGCAAGAGACCCTGAAGGGCGGCCCATGTCCACCGAACCCCCGCAGTCCCCCGATCCCGGAGCCCCGGACCTGTCCGCGGCTCCGGGCACCTTCCAGGCCACCGACACCAACCGGGTGGAGGCCTTCAGCGACGGCGTCTTCGCCGTGGCCATCACCATCCTCGCGCTGGAGATGCACACTCCCCCGCACAGGAGCGGTGATCTCCTCTCGGCGCTACCGCACCAATGGCCGGTTTATCTGGGCTACTTCACCTCTTTTGCCTATATCGGCGTCATCTGGCTCAACCACCACCAGGCGTTCACCCGCATCCGCGTGATGGACCGGGAACTGCACGTGGCCAACCTCGCGCTGCTCTTCACCACCGCTTCGCTGCCCTTCCCGACCGGCGTGCCGGCCGACGCGCTCCAGGAGAAGTTCGACGGTTCGGACGTACGTACCGCCGTCGTGCTCTACGCGCTCGTCGCCGCCGCGATGTGCGGCAGCTGGGCGTGGATCTACTTCCACCTGGCCCGCGGTCGCGGCCTGCTCGACGCCTCGGTCAATCCCGGGTTCGTCCCCCACGGGCTCGCCCGCTCCGCCGTGGGCATCGTCGTCTACCTCCTCGGCGGCGGTCTCGGCTGGGCCCTCAACCCCGGTGTCGCGCTGGCGGCGTTCGTCCTTCTGCCGCTCTTCTACTTCACCTCCACCGGAGGCATCTTCCACTGGCGCCGTCGCACGCCGTCCCCGTGAGGCCGGGCGCGGCAGGACGCGTCAGGCCGTGCCGATCGGCGGGATGTTCTCGTTGAGCCGGAACACGTTCTGCGGGTCGTAGACGGACTTCACGGCGCGCAGCCGCTCGTACGCCTGATAGGTGTAGCCCTCCTCCACCCGAACCGGCGTGCTGCCGGACGAGGTGAAGTTGAGATAGGTGTGTCCGGTACTCCACGGCTGGAGCCTGGCCAGCGCACCTTCCGCGTAGGCGGTCGCCGGGTCCCCTTCGGCGGGCGGTCCCATGGACAGGATCCAGACCGCGAACCGGGCGTCCCGGTTCCCCACCGCGCCGGCAGGACCGACCTGCCGCCCGAAGGCGCCGCCGAGGTGGCGCAGTTCGAAGAACTCCACCGGAACGTCCGCCTCAGGTCCGGCCAGTTCGACGATCGCCTCGAACGTCTCCTCGGTGACCTCGGACAGCATCCCCCGGTGCTGAGGACGGCGACCGGCAGGCCGTGCGCGGTCGCGAAGCGGACCGCGTCCTGGACGTCTGCCGGCCGGTGCGTGATGGACAGGTTGAAGGTGGCGCACTCGGCCTGGTACCCGTCGTCACCAGGCCGGAACACCTCCCCCGCCACGTCCGTCACCAGTGCGGCGACGTCCTCGGCGGGGAGAGCGGGAAAACCTTCGTCGGTGGGGGAGGAAGTCAAGGGAGTCGCCCTTCCTCCGTCTCGTCCCATGAAACAGCAGGCCCGGCCGCGCCGCATCAGTCGGAGCGCCCGGGCAGGGGACGGTCCGCGCATATGCGTGAACCGCATTGCGGGGCTGGTGATCGGTATTGGCGCTCTCCTGAACGGCAGGTCGAGACTCGGGGTCATGTCCCTCAGCAGTGGGCCACTCGACGGTCTCGTCGTGGTGGCACTCGAACAAGCCGTCGCCGCCCCGTTCGCGAGTCGTCAGCTCGCGGATCTGGGCGCGCGCGCCATCAAGATCGAAAGGCCCGGCGGCGGAGACTTCGCCCGCGGGTACGACAGGACCGTCAACGGGCTCGCGAGCCACTTCGTGTGGCTCAACGCCGGCAAGGAGAGTGTCGTAGCGGACCTCAAGACCGCGGAGGGAAGAACGCTGCTCGGCCGACTGCTGGCGCAGGCCGACGTCTTCATCCAGAACCTGTCACCGCGGGCCGCCCGCTCGCTCGGCGTGTCCGCGCGGCAGCTGACCGAGCGGTATCCGCGCCTCGTCGCCTGCGACATCTCCGGATACGGCAGCGGCGGCCCGTACGAGGAGCGGAAGGCCTACGACCTGCTGATCCAGGCGGAGACCGGACTCGTCTCCGTCACCGGCACGCCCGAGACCCCCGCGAAGGCCGGAATCTCCATCGCCGACATCGCGGCGGGGATGTACGCCTACGCGGGGATCCTGAGTGCGTTGCACCAGCGTCACCGCACCGGCCGGGGCACCGCGCTGGAGGTGTCCATGCTCGAAGCGCTGGGCGAGTGGATGGGATACCCGTACCTCTACGGCAGGTACGGCGGGACCGCGCCGGCGCGGGCCGGGGCGAGCCATTCCACGATCGCACCGTACGGACCGGTCGCCACCAGCGACGGGCAGGCCGTCATGGTCGGTCTGCAGAACGAGCGCGAGTGGGCCGTCTTCTGCACCGGGGTGCTGCGGCGACCGGATCTGGTGGCGGACCGCAGGTTCGCCAGCAACGCGCTGCGCGTCGAGCATCGCCGCGACCTCGACCGGATCGTCGACGCGGTGTTCCGGGAGCTGGAGCCGGACGAGGCGGTGGTCCGCCTCGAAGCCGCCGGGATCGCCTACGCCCGGCAGCGGTCGGTGACGGAGTTCGCGGCCCACCCGCAGCTCGCTGCGCGGGACCGCTGGCGGGTCGCGCAGACACCCGCCGGGCCGGTCGAGGTACTCAAGCCCGCGGTGACGGCCGACTGGCCCACCCCGTCGGGATCCGTTCCGGCGCTCGGCGAGCACACCCGTGACGTGCTCGCGTGGCTGGACGCAATCGACACAGAAGACGGAGAGACGGCATGACGGGACAGCGCGACGACGGCGGCACGACCGCCGGCGACCAGGAGATAACGGCCCACCGGCTGCTCATCGGCGGAAAGCCCGTCGACGCGCTGTCGGGGAGGACCTTCACGACGGTGAATCCGTACACCGGCCGCGTCTGGGCGACGGCGGCGGACGGCGGCCCCGAGGACGTCGACGCCGCCGTCGCGGCGGCCAGGGCGGCCTTCGATGGCAAATGGGGCGCGCTGACCGGCTTCCAGCGGGCCGCCCTGATGCGGCGGCTGGGCGACCTTGTCGCCGACGACGCCGAGCGGCTGGCACGGCTGGAGGTCAACGACTCCGGCAAGCTGTACCGCGAGATGGTCGGCCAGATGAAGGCGATGGGCGGCTGGTACCACTACTACGCGGGGCTCGCCGACAAGATCGAGGGCCGCTCGATCCCGACGCCGAACCCGGACTACCTCGTCTACACCACACGGGAGCCCGTCGGCGTCGTCGCGGCCATCACGCCGTGGAACTCGCCGCTGCTGCTGCTGACGTGGAAGCTCGCTCCGGCGCTGGCGGCCGGCTGCACGATGGTCGTCAAGCCGTCGGAGCACTCCCCGATCTCCACGGTCGTCTTCGCGTCGCTGCTCGCCGACGCCGGATTCCCGGCCGGCGTCCTGAACGTCGTCACCAGCGAGCGGGGCGAGGTCGGTGCGGCGCTGGCCGGCCACAGCGGGGTCGACGCCGTCGCGTTCACCGGCTCGACCTCGACCGGGCGTGCGGTGGCGGCCGCGGCCGCCGGGAATCTCCACCGGGCGACGCTGGAGCTCGGTGGCAAGTCCGCGCAGATCGTCTTCCCCGACGCCGACCTGCGGGCCGCCGCGAACGGCGTGCTGTCCGGCGTGTTCGCGGCCACCGGCCAGACGTGCATGGCCGGGTCCCGTCTGATCGTGCATGAGGACGTCCACGACGAGCTCGTCCGGCTGGTCAGCGAGCGTGCGTCGGCGATGCGGCTCGGCGACCCGCACGACCCGGCGACCGAGATGGGCCCGGTCGCCAACAAGCCGCAGTACGACAAGATCCTCGGCTATCTGCGCAGCGCCGTCGACGAGGGCGCGGACGTCGCCTGCGGCGGGGGCGCGGACGGTGAACTCGGCGGTTACTTCGTGCGGCCCACCGTCCTGACCGGCGTGGACCCGGACGCGACGGTGTCGCGCGAGGAGGTTTTCGGGCCGGTGCTCAGCGTCCACGCCTTCAGCGACGAGGCCGAGGCGGTGCGCCTGGCCAACGACACCCCGTTCGGGCTCGCGGGCGGCGTCTGGACCAGGGACGTGCACCGGGCGCACCGGGTCGCCGGACGGGTCCGGGCCGGGAACGTCTGGATCAACGACTACCGGGTGGTGGCGCCGAGCGTGCCGTTCGGCGGCTTCGCCGACAGCGGCATCGGCCGGGAGAACGGCGTCGCCGCGATGGACGAGTACCTGGAGAACCGTGCGGTCTGGGTCCAGCTCAGTGGCCGCACCCGGGACCCGTTCGTGATGGGATGACGATGGAGACCACCGAATTCCTCGTCCCCGGGCCGGCCGTCGCCCTCGCCCGGCTGCTCGACCTGCCGGCCGGCGACATCGAGCCGGGGTGGCCGCTGCCGCCCCTGTGGCACTGGCTGTACTTCCTGGAGCGCCCGGCGCAGTCCGACCTCGGACCGGAAGGGCACGACCGGCACGGTATCCCGCGTCCACCGCGCGACGGGCTGCGCCGGATGTACGCCGGTGGGCGTACCACCTCGCACCGCCCGCTGCTGCTGGGCGAGGAGGCCGAGTCGAGGATCGACGTCGTCCAGGAGCGGGAGCGGGAGGGACGGTCCGGCCGGATGACCGTCGTCACCACCCGCCGCACGGTCCGCCAGCGCGGAGAGGTCGCGGTCACCGACGAGGTCGACATCATCTACCGGGTCGCCACCCGGCTCGCCACGACCGCCGACGTCACCGAAGCCCCGGCGACCCCGGTCACCGGAACGCGTGTCGAGGTCGACGAGGCCTACCTGTTCCGATTCTCCGCGCTGACCTACAACAGCCATCGGATCCACTACGACGTGGACTACTGCCGGGACCAGGAGGACTACCCCGGCCTGGTCGTGCACGGCCCGTTGCAGGCACTGCTGATGAGCCGCGAGGCCCTGCGCCGTGCGGGCGACCCGATCGGCACGCACTTCGCCTACCGGCTGGTCGCCCCGCTCATCCTCGGCCAGGGCCTGGTCGTCGACGCCGCCGAGCAGGACGGCGTCACCACGGCCCGGGTACGTGACCGCCATGGGCGGACCACCGCGTCAAGTCGCCTGACCTGCCTGGACGCCGGGTGAACGCCCGATCAGGCGGGGCGGCGACGAGGGACGCGGCCGCCTCCTCGACCTGGCTGTTCGTGCCCGGCGACCGGCCCGAGCGGTTCGCCAAGGCCGCCGCGGCACAGGCCGACCAGGTGATCATCGACCTGGAGGACGCCGTCTCACCGGACGCGAAGGACGGGGCACGCCGGGCGGCGGTCCGCTGGCTCAGGGACGGCCACGAGTCGTGGGTGCGGGTCAACGCGCCGGGGTCACCCTGGTACGACCGGGACGTCTCCGCGATCGGCGGCCTGGCGGGCCTGCGGGGAATCGTCGTCCCCAAGGCGGAGAAGGTCTCGGACCTGCGCGCACTGGCCGTCAGGGTCGCGTCCTACGTCCAGTTGATCGGGCTCGTGGAATCGGCGGGGGGCGTCCTGCACGCGGCTGCCCTCGCGCGGTGCGAGGCCGTCGCCCGGCTCGCCTTCGGTGCGGTCGACTTCGCTCTCGACATCGACGCCGACGAGACCGACGAGGCGCTCCTGCTGGCCAGGGAGGCCTTGGTCGTGGCCTCGCGCGCCGCGCGGAAACCCCCACCCCTCGACTCCGTCACCACGAGCCTGGCACCCGGAGCGGCGGCCTCGGACGCCCGCCGGGCGCGGGCGCTGGGCTTCGGCGGGAAACTGCTCATCCATCCGGCGCAGGTGGGCCCGGTGGCCGAGGCGTTCCGGCCGACGGACGTCCAGGTGCGCTGGGCGCGCGGAGTCCTCGACGCGGCCGGCCGGGCGGCCAACGGCGCCGTCGGGAAGGACGGGCAGATGCTCGACCGGCCGGTCGTCGACCGCGCCCGGCGCATCGTCGAGCGAGCAGCGGGTCCCCACCGCTGAAGGCCCTCCCGGCCCGTGACCTGGCATCCCATCCGCCATGCGTCCCGCGCATGGCAGCGGCGGGAACACGCACTTCTCATCGTGCCCGCCATGGCGGATGCTGAAAGTCCCGTGACGCAGGAATAGTCATCCACCTTTCCACCCGCACGAATCCGTCATCACCATCCAGGAGCCACCGCATGCCCGCCACCCCCGCACTTTTGAATTCCCTCACCGTGGGAGACATCCGGATCACCTATCTTCCTGACGGAGCCGGCCATTTCTCCTACGATGTCTTCCCCGGGTCGTCGCAGGAGTGCTGGGCGCGCCATGCCGCCCAGACCAGCGACGGCCGCTGGGTCTGCAGCATCGGCGGTTTCCTCGTCGAATCCGGTGACAGGAAGATCCTCGTGGACCTCGGATTCGGCGACGCCGTACTGGAGGTGGAGGGCTTCGTGACCGCCAAGAGCGGGCGGCTGCTCGCCAACCTCGGTGCGGCCGGCCTCACTCCGGCCGAGATCGACACCGTCGTGTACACGCACATGCACGCCGACCACACCGGCTGGACCGCCACCGGGGACGCCCTGACCTTCGCCAACGCCCGGCACCTGGCCGGGCCGGGCGAGGTCTCCCACTGGATCGGCCGCGACGACGAACCCTTCTCCCCGGCAGGGCAGTTGCCCTTCACCTCGAACTTCGAGGAGTCCAAGGACGGCGAGATCATCGCGCCGGGCGTCGAGATCCTCCACGCACCGGGCCACACCCCCGGCCACCAGTGCCTGGTGATCTCCTCGGGGACCGAGCGCGCCATGATCCTCGGCGACACCCTCCACACCCCGGCCCAACTGCAGGAGCCCGACCTGAGCTTCATGTTCGACGTGGACCCGGTGCAGGCCCGCAGGTGGCGGGAGGACATAGTCGCGAAGCTGGCGGCCACCGGCACGACGGTGGGCGCCTGCCACTTCAGCGGATCGGCGTTCGGACGCGTGATGACCGGGCAGGGGCAGCGGTTCTGGGCTCCGCTCCCCGGGTAACCTTTGCCGATCACGGCGCCGGACCCTACGATCGGAGCATTCGACGTGTCGGCGGTCCGGCGCGTGCCTGAGGATCCGGTGGCAGGGCGCCGGCCCGCAGCGGGTTTC from Streptomyces sp. NBC_01198 includes these protein-coding regions:
- a CDS encoding HpcH/HpaI aldolase/citrate lyase family protein, with protein sequence MNARSGGAATRDAAASSTWLFVPGDRPERFAKAAAAQADQVIIDLEDAVSPDAKDGARRAAVRWLRDGHESWVRVNAPGSPWYDRDVSAIGGLAGLRGIVVPKAEKVSDLRALAVRVASYVQLIGLVESAGGVLHAAALARCEAVARLAFGAVDFALDIDADETDEALLLAREALVVASRAARKPPPLDSVTTSLAPGAAASDARRARALGFGGKLLIHPAQVGPVAEAFRPTDVQVRWARGVLDAAGRAANGAVGKDGQMLDRPVVDRARRIVERAAGPHR
- a CDS encoding TMEM175 family protein, translated to MSTEPPQSPDPGAPDLSAAPGTFQATDTNRVEAFSDGVFAVAITILALEMHTPPHRSGDLLSALPHQWPVYLGYFTSFAYIGVIWLNHHQAFTRIRVMDRELHVANLALLFTTASLPFPTGVPADALQEKFDGSDVRTAVVLYALVAAAMCGSWAWIYFHLARGRGLLDASVNPGFVPHGLARSAVGIVVYLLGGGLGWALNPGVALAAFVLLPLFYFTSTGGIFHWRRRTPSP
- a CDS encoding BBE domain-containing protein gives rise to the protein MLSEVTEETFEAIVELAGPEADVPVEFFELRHLGGAFGRQVGPAGAVGNRDARFAVWILSMGPPAEGDPATAYAEGALARLQPWSTGHTYLNFTSSGSTPVRVEEGYTYQAYERLRAVKSVYDPQNVFRLNENIPPIGTA
- a CDS encoding aldehyde dehydrogenase gives rise to the protein MTGQRDDGGTTAGDQEITAHRLLIGGKPVDALSGRTFTTVNPYTGRVWATAADGGPEDVDAAVAAARAAFDGKWGALTGFQRAALMRRLGDLVADDAERLARLEVNDSGKLYREMVGQMKAMGGWYHYYAGLADKIEGRSIPTPNPDYLVYTTREPVGVVAAITPWNSPLLLLTWKLAPALAAGCTMVVKPSEHSPISTVVFASLLADAGFPAGVLNVVTSERGEVGAALAGHSGVDAVAFTGSTSTGRAVAAAAAGNLHRATLELGGKSAQIVFPDADLRAAANGVLSGVFAATGQTCMAGSRLIVHEDVHDELVRLVSERASAMRLGDPHDPATEMGPVANKPQYDKILGYLRSAVDEGADVACGGGADGELGGYFVRPTVLTGVDPDATVSREEVFGPVLSVHAFSDEAEAVRLANDTPFGLAGGVWTRDVHRAHRVAGRVRAGNVWINDYRVVAPSVPFGGFADSGIGRENGVAAMDEYLENRAVWVQLSGRTRDPFVMG
- a CDS encoding mesaconyl-C4 CoA hydratase: MTMETTEFLVPGPAVALARLLDLPAGDIEPGWPLPPLWHWLYFLERPAQSDLGPEGHDRHGIPRPPRDGLRRMYAGGRTTSHRPLLLGEEAESRIDVVQEREREGRSGRMTVVTTRRTVRQRGEVAVTDEVDIIYRVATRLATTADVTEAPATPVTGTRVEVDEAYLFRFSALTYNSHRIHYDVDYCRDQEDYPGLVVHGPLQALLMSREALRRAGDPIGTHFAYRLVAPLILGQGLVVDAAEQDGVTTARVRDRHGRTTASSRLTCLDAG
- a CDS encoding TetR/AcrR family transcriptional regulator; the protein is MPVPRARRAGGARRTTVFDAVIRVLAERGYENTRFADVSAASGTAVSTLQNCFGSRVDMLIEAMRYATDQESAALEAVAESESDPWRRLVALIDRSLGSSEQDRQVLIELWRSGIRDEELRVHSEEEWKRYGAPFLKAVVEGVDQGVFRPVHPPEDIVDFLLAALAGFVIPRVLRHRAPSEAGFRSVLLSQLRAALGVDPR
- a CDS encoding CaiB/BaiF CoA transferase family protein, which gives rise to MSLSSGPLDGLVVVALEQAVAAPFASRQLADLGARAIKIERPGGGDFARGYDRTVNGLASHFVWLNAGKESVVADLKTAEGRTLLGRLLAQADVFIQNLSPRAARSLGVSARQLTERYPRLVACDISGYGSGGPYEERKAYDLLIQAETGLVSVTGTPETPAKAGISIADIAAGMYAYAGILSALHQRHRTGRGTALEVSMLEALGEWMGYPYLYGRYGGTAPARAGASHSTIAPYGPVATSDGQAVMVGLQNEREWAVFCTGVLRRPDLVADRRFASNALRVEHRRDLDRIVDAVFRELEPDEAVVRLEAAGIAYARQRSVTEFAAHPQLAARDRWRVAQTPAGPVEVLKPAVTADWPTPSGSVPALGEHTRDVLAWLDAIDTEDGETA
- a CDS encoding MBL fold metallo-hydrolase, with the translated sequence MPATPALLNSLTVGDIRITYLPDGAGHFSYDVFPGSSQECWARHAAQTSDGRWVCSIGGFLVESGDRKILVDLGFGDAVLEVEGFVTAKSGRLLANLGAAGLTPAEIDTVVYTHMHADHTGWTATGDALTFANARHLAGPGEVSHWIGRDDEPFSPAGQLPFTSNFEESKDGEIIAPGVEILHAPGHTPGHQCLVISSGTERAMILGDTLHTPAQLQEPDLSFMFDVDPVQARRWREDIVAKLAATGTTVGACHFSGSAFGRVMTGQGQRFWAPLPG